Within the Sarcophilus harrisii chromosome 2, mSarHar1.11, whole genome shotgun sequence genome, the region AATGGTGCCTAAGCTTCCTTTCCAGATCTAAGAGCCTATGAACTTTCTTTACAAGAAGCTCAAAAGaattagagattaaaaaacaaagaaaacagtcCAGTTTGTCTTAATGAAAGTCTTCTGACTCATATGAACTATGACCAGAGACTACCAAAAGAACTAGCAAATGTGAATACTAGCTTCCAAGACTAGTAGCTGAAGAATTGTGGAAAGTATGTTAGCAAAGTGTGAGGAAAATGGGCTAATATtcaggaggaggaagaacatgTACTCTAGAAACTGTCTACCACGAAGCAGCAATTCCAGCTCCAAAGGAATTCTAAAATGGATTGTTATAAATCAGAGTTCTCTGAGCCAATTATGAAGTTAAGATTTCTTTCCCAAATAatctaataactaataataactaataacaaataatctaataatttcaatataattagtttccttttatattcaatatattttgtttgtatgcttttaaaaacattctgagaaagggtcaCAGCCTTCACTAGATTGTCCAAGTAGATCATGATACCAATAATATCTAAGAACCCCTGTTATAACCAGATGTTTTCAGCTCCCAGGGACAAATCAATTACTAGAGGCTAGCACAAGTTCACTAAATTACTTGCATAATGAAATAACTGTATgactgattttttgtttttaaacaacaatgctatatatgtatttttcctgTGTCTTAGGGCACTTAACAAAGTCTCAGTATCCCAAGGCCAAGATAGAGGATTGCAGACTAGGTGATAATTCAGTAAATTGGattcagaatggctgaatggCAGTTCCCAAGGAATGCTGATAGATAAATTGTCAGCCTGAAATAAAATGATGTGGTGAAATGCCTTCAGAAATCAAAGGATCAGAGATTAAAAGCTGGAAGaattttaaaggtcatctagtcccaCCCCTACCCCTTAGTTTataaaagaggagagagatctgAAGAGTTTAAGTGGCCTATCTAAGGTCACACTATAAGTGAAGGtcaaaatggcaaaccagttctcctgactccaaatccagtatcaCATGATGTGACCTCCTTTCTCTTCTGTCCTCTACCCTAGTCTAATCAACTTTTTTAAGCTTTgggtaacaataataatagctggaatttatattgcatttaatatacATTCTAGTTTTATTCTAGGATCTTTAAAAACATTAGTTTATTTGATTATTCACAATAAACCTGTgagatatgtgctattattataatactcattttatagttaaggaaactgaggcagacagcagttgCTCAAAGCCAagtaaataaatatctgaggctggatttgaactctgatcttgttagtttcaggcccagcattctagcTGGATAAAGAGAGAAAGCATAATTTTCACACCTGTGGAAGACATGAAAAGTTATGATGAAGAGCTAATTTGTTAGATGATAGGACagaaaaggatttcaaaagaGATTATAATGACTGGACAAATTTAACTATTAAATTAGCAAAGAATGAATACATGTAAATCCACAGCCCAGTATGGGGTAAAAGTAAAATGCCTAAAAAGCTGGTCATGTATCAAAGATTTAAGAATTTTAGTAGAAAAAAGTTTCACAAGTCAGAAGTAGAGTACaactgcaaaaaataaaaataaaaatgtaatacaaGCGTCAATAACAAGAGAAGTTCCAGAACCTCCTCTGCTCTGTGCTAATCAGGCAACACCTGGAAAATTCatgtttaattaaaaagaagataTTCAGAGGTTTGCCTTTAATAACTGGAGCATTTCTAAAGAAACTAAGCCAAGCCACTCAATGGGAGAACATGGAGATTATTATTGGACAAAACCAAGACTTTGTCATGTGTACTCTAGGAAACGTTTGAAGAGGGAGTCCTTGGCATTTGCAAATCATGTCCTTTCTGTGTCACCTTCTATCAGAGGCTCTGAAGCTTCACTGAAAGGCACAGAACTTCAATTATTACAAAACAAATATCTTGGTGACAAAAATTTTTAGGCACTAAAAATAAGGTATAgttgtaaaaaacaaattatgtCTTCTCTTTGTCTGTCACCTCCTCTTTACTGTCCGCTGTGTTCACAGGCATAATGCAGTCTAGCAAGGGAAACTTTCAACTTTCTGTGACTATCAATAGGGCAGGAATGTTcagatagaatataaactttagACAAAAAGCAGTCAGTTCAACAACCTGGTGTGAAGTCCCCAGTGCACTCCCCAAAGCCTAGGCTTACTTTGTTTATCTCCAGTGCTGAGAAAGGGACAGCATAGAGTGTTcaacctgaaatcagaaagatctggatttaaatcacGACTCTTCCAAGTTATTAGTATGTGACCATGGGCCAGTGATGTGCCTAAATAGTAGCAGTTCAGGCTATATTTGGCATAAGTGTTAGGAATATAACTCCCTGAGCCTTTAAGGGagtgttattaaatatttgctttctttcttttttgggggtgaGGGGGGTAGCTTACAGATGTTAATTGATTTAGTTGCTGATGTTCTCTCATAGAATTGAGGAGatgtgggaattgagtgaaccAGAGTAATTCCATTTTGTGACTCAATTCTGAGAGCTACTCAATTCTCTTTCATTATgggtctagtccaatttctgtattataagaaaattttatttagttgTGGGAATTGGGAGAAAACCTTACTGCATGATTTCCTTGCATGGCTGGGATGTTGGATTACCCATTTAGAGATCTTTAACTAAAGACCTCagttatgctgaccagaaatcTGGTGCATGATGCAATGATTTTTCTAATCATTGTGCACCTCAAGTGACGTATGATGTTTTACTTGAAAACTGGCCTCATACTGACCAATCAATTATTGTTTCAatatttctttgcaaatatttggGGGGAGTGGGAtaccttcttttctaatttcagGGAATTGTATGTGTTTAATTTCCTCCACCAAACTTGGAAAATTCTTAATCTTTCCTCCAATAAGAAATCATATTACCTAATGTtacattgtttctttttgattatttGGCCTTGTTTGactaattgtttttaatgtataaaagtctGTGTTCCTTTGTATTTGAGGTCCAGGTCTAAGCTGAGGACACCTGGTCTTAGTTTGTTGAGTAATCGccatgcattgcttaataaatggttatatttctgtaacatccaattaatgggaaATCAGGGGAGTGACTTGtccttcaggataggaaataaaatgctgcctttggaatttcaaaggtgtgtctactaACCCAAAGCCCCCAtttttgcaagaatgtaaaataaaatcttttctaccaaaaaacaaaacaaaacaaaacaaaaccaaaaacaaaacccaaatgaaataaatgttacATTCAGGATCTTGAAACTTTGTTTCTTCAGTCATATTTCATCTATCACCACACCTCTCCAAAGGCTTCTGGGATCACCCATGGAACAGAAAGCAGGGAGAGAGCTTAGAATAGAGATTTATCAGTGAGAAAAAAAACTTGTAGACTAAAGAAAGTCTGAGCTGAGAGAGAACAAGATATTTTTCTAAGGTCTCTGCAACCTCTGAATGATCCTATGACCCCGTGACTCTGCCAAGATTTACAGTAGACAAGAAGAGCTTGTCTTCAAAGAGTGAGTGTCCTGATGGGGAAATGTTCGTGAGCTTTGTGCCCCAGCATGGAGAGCGGGGCATCAAAAAGGACAAAGCCTTCCTTACCTGTCTGAGTTCCTGGGGTTGAAGTCACTGTCCTAAGGGCTTCTCATGCAGGCAAATGTTTCCAAGTGCTGACAAAGGCTGTGGGGATGAGTGAGTAAGGCACTGTTGTGATGCAGGTCCACGTGTCTGAGGTAGGGTCATAGCAGTCTAATGTCTTACACCGCTGGGTCCCAAAGTATCCACCCACCACATAGAGCTTGTTCCCCGAGGCCAGAGCATGGCATGACATGCGCTTGGCTGTCATGTCCCCAATCCGTGTCCACTGGTTGGTTTCGCAATCAAAGCGGTAGGCAGAAGCTGCCGTGAATTCTGTGTCACCCCCCATGATAAAAATCTGGCTGCCCAGGACAGCAGCCGCTGTATAGCGCCAAGGCTGAGGACATTCCGCTTTGATCATCCATCGGTTGTCTGATGGATCATAGCACTGAACTTTGGACACCATGTCCCGGTGAATGCTCGTGCCGCCAAAGACAAAGAGCTTAAGCTTAGCACTCACCACTGCAGCATTGCTGACTCCGTCCCTTAAAGGAGCCACCATCGTCCACTTGTTGGCTCCGGGGTCGTACTTCTCTACTTGCTTCAAAGAAACAGAGGGGGAGGCTGGGAAGACCCCAGCCACTGCAGTGTGACCCCCTACTACATAAAGACAATTCTCCAGCTCAGCTGAGCCATGACCAAAACGGGCAATCAGCATAGGAGCAGCCTTGGACCATTCTTCATGGACAGTGTCATACACCCAGACATCTTTGGAGACCCCATTCTCAGAGCCCCTCCCCCCTGTCACATAGACCTTACAGCCTAGGGCACAGGCACTGAACTCCTTCCGTGGACTGGGCAAGTCTGCCTTGGGGATGATTTCCTTTGCTTTGTGGTCCACCTGGTAGATCTTGTCACACATGAAGGTCTGGCCTCCAAGGATCAGAAGAGTGTGGCCTGCCTTTCGGGGTCGGGCACAGGGGCTAGTGACCACCCCGTCATTCTGTAGAATCTTCTTCTTACAGTGGAGAGCTTCGTCCATGATAAGCTTGTTACGCTCATCTGCCATAATAAGGTCCTCACAGGTGATGGCCTCCTTTAGGATTTCAGAGGGCAGCAGGGCCAGCCGTACACTGCGTAGAAGCTCTGGGAGGTACACTTTTCTCTCATCCAAATCATGTTTCACCCACTGAATAATGGCTTCAAAGACTACTCGTTCATCCTCTGTCTCAAGCTCATCACTGGAGATCAAGTCCAACAGGGTGTCCTTGGAGAGGTTTTTGAAGTCTTCACTCTGCTGCACCGTCTCAAAATGTACCAGGCACATGCGCCAAGAGAGCTCGTAAAGGCGGCGGCACTGGTGGGCATCTGAGAGGAGCATCATACCCAGACAGTTGGAGGGGAAGAGATTCTTCTCTAAGAACTCAGCGGCAGCATCTCGCACATCATGGAACTGGAGCATGTCCCCCGCTTCCAGCAGGGATTCAGCATTTTCCTCATTGATGATGATCCGGGACGAGTAGGCAAAGTCCAGCAGGAGCTCAAGCACTTCTGGATGGAGACTATCATGAAAGTTGACTGCGTCATCCAGACTTTCTCGTAGGCCATGGCTGAACATGGCTTCGAAATAGCAACTAGAGGCGGCCAACACAGCCCGGTGGCAGGGAAATGAGCGGTCCCCAGCCCAGAGAGTGACATCTGTGAACATACAGTGCTTCCTCAGGGTGTTGAGGTGGGACAAGACACAGTCTGGGTGGGAAGGTTTGTGGAAAAGGGTGATGTTCATAGAGCCTGTGCTTGTCCTGGACTTGCGGTTCTCATGGACGCTGACAGACATTTTGATTAAGTCAgctaaggaaagaaaagcaaacatttCAGTAAAGTCACCACTTATCCTTTACAAAGTCATACTCCTACCTCTTCATCTTTATTGCATTTGATGGCTCTTCCTGGCTATCACCCCTGCTATACTTCAACCCCTATAGACCTCAAGGTTGCCACCTCTTGCCTCATTCTTCCTTGCTGCTTGGTTCTGCCAAAGCCCCGGGGCACAGGATCACATACAACAGAACTGAGCAAATTCTACTCCTTGGGTTTCAATCCCAGATGCTCAGAAGTTAATCTCGTTTCAGTCAATGTTGGTTCAGTTCTAGAATCAAATTAAGACCCATTCTTTGGATTGCAGCTGCCACAGGGTTGGTGCAGTCCCAGACTCATAACAGGCCAAGATCTGGGAAAGTTACCTAGGGTTATCAGATAAATGAGTATAAGAAATAGGGAGAATATGGTATTGATTTGCTTTGGTAAAAGGaggctttttcttttaaaacaatgaaGAGAAACTGACAATTTAGATTTTGCAGTTTCCTTTTTAAGAAAGGCTAATGTATGAAAGAAAGGTATTTTTGtacctaaaaaagaaaatggctaacatttatataaaattttagggtttgcaaaatgctctatttctctctctctccccttccccccccacaacaaccttaggatgtaagtgctattattatcctccttttagagctgagaaaactgaggcaagcagagggtaagtgacttgatCATGGTTATATAACCCGGaggtatctgaggatggatttgaactcaggttttctgactccaagtccaacacttcACATAACACAACACCTAACTCCTTCCATACCCAAAGCAAAAGATATAAAAGTGATTATTGAAGATCTTGTATACTTGGCAGTTTAAGTCCTGACTGCTACCAGTCACAAATAGTAccatctttaaatatattattgtgCAGTTGTGCCTGACACTGATACTGtccatgggttttcttggcaaagatactggaatggtttgccatttccttctccagtgggtTGAGCCAAAGAAACATTAGATGACTTGCCTAAGACACAGCTATTAAGCACCTGACACCACATTGGAAGTTGGGTCTTCCTCATTCTGAGCCTAGAGCACTATCCACTAAGTCATCTAGCTGCTACCTTtaaatatggatatagatatatttttattgttgttttctattGATAAGTAAGCATTTTCATGTAAAGATGAATGTAAACCAAACTGATGAGCAGGATTGCACAGGAAAACATTATGTAGAACTTGCATTTTTTAAACGAACATAATTTTCTACATGTTAGTTTCAAAGCTGTTATGCTtgtcttccttttgttctcttctgtacaATTAGTACTAACTTTTTGAGAAAGCATGTGTtcagaaaatttagaaaagaaatgggatGGTTCCTAGGAATACTACATTTTTCTACTGTTTAATACCATTCAATATTCTTTCAACCCAGAGGCATCTAGGTTTCCTGGACATATGCTATGGACCAGTGGGTTTGGTAAGAAACAACTGATTTTAGCTTTGGTCCAAGCTGTCATCTTTTCAGATGTTTAATCGAACAGACGGGCCACTTTTGCCACAATGTGTCAAAAGAGAATATACCCAGGATTCTCAGTCTATATTGTGTTGTAAAATCGGAAAGGAAGCAGAGCTAAGGACTCTGAAATAACCTGAGCTGAAGTCACCTAAACTGAATAGCAGTCTAATGGTCTTAAATTATGAGTTCTACTTCTCAAGCTGTTTCCACTAACTACCAGACTTCTACCTCTTTGTCTCCTCCCTAAGTCCTCCCAGTCACTGCCGTGAAGTACCAAGAAGCCTAGGTCTATGCTACAGCAAacattaataatgataactataattgttatttttatcatttggaAGAATCCTAATGTATTTTAAAGACAAGCCAGCCTTCAGGGATATACCCTGCATTTTACAGCTTTGGAAAATAAGAGAGACAAGTGGTCTGGTGGAGGTCTAAGATAGGCAAAGATTAAGTAGTTAGGATAAATGGTGGCACAGGGAATCCAGCTGGGGATTTCAGACCCCACAGCGAATCTTACTAGCCTACCTCCTGgtatttacaatttaaaaataagtcaaatccactcaaagaaagaaaagtaatgaaatgcctctagtaaaaataatttaaaaaaagtaaattgtttgaCCAATATGTGTGTAATTCTAGGTCATTAATCAAACTCaatcagaaataaatttaaaaacccaaCTAAAAGCGCTTctcataatcttattttatcaAAACTCCACATTTCAGTGAGCAACTGCACAGACATTGTGgtcccaaattatattttaatttagctcctaatttctctgtgtctgtgtctggaTGGCTCTACATCTGTCTGttgctctctatttctatctctatgacTGTCTCTCTATGAtagtgtgtctctgtgtgtttccatgtctgtttctttgtccctctttgtcctcttccttttctcctttttcaaaaaaaaaaacaaaaacaaaaacaaaaaacccaaaaagaaaacACCCACAAATGAAATCTGCTGTAGCTGTTTGCAAAATACAGACAAGTTGCTGGGTTAGTGCCAGAGAGATTTCTGAGGCTGCCTTAACTTTTGAGTCTGAGGTCTTCTTCCATGGCCTATTCCCACTATATTTCCCAGTGGCCTATCTCATGCTCTAATGCTTCACAATTTATATAAGGTCTCAGTCTTTCAGGGAGTTAATCTTTCTGGGTTATCTTGATAAGGGGAATACTGATCTTAGCTCtaaaatttacagatgaggaaacagaggcccaaagAACAAGGTGGTTTTTGGTCAAGGTTTCTTATCTTGCTAATGACGGAGTTGAGATTCACAACTCAGATCTCCTGATACCACCTGTTTCTTGTATATGACCTCATCTAAAATTGGAAAATTGGCAAGTTTTGCAGTGTGGCCTCTGTGTACCAACTATTTAATCATTGTGAACATACTTTCCTGATTAATTTTAGTGGCCTCTAATTTAGTAGTATTGGGAAAGAGCTAAGGTCCAGTCTTCTCCTGAGCAAGATCATTTTAGCCCTGGATATTATATTCAGATAGCAAAGGGCATGCATGAGTATTAAAACTCCTTGCAGGCTGGGTCTTTTGTTACACTGTATCCCTAATATCATTCATACAGCAAGTACTTAACATGCATACatagaatttaattgaatttgacAAATATCTTGTTACAGTTACTCTAATGGGATCACCCTACAAATGTTTCTAGAGACAACTACCTATGATGGAGAGCAAATTGTACCTAACAATCTTCAGACTATGTATTCAAAGTCCCTGCAAAAGAAGGTTAAGAATGGTGCAATTCAAACAAATGGGGACTTGGAAATCTTTGGATGTACCGACATAATCCCTGGAGGTGAGTGAAGAGAATGAGGGACCTTGGAACAAGGTCCACATAGGCAACTCCATAGCCAGTTAAGTGAACATCCAAAGCAACTAAGAATGCTTATCCCAACCAAATCTTAAACTTCACCTCTCTACCAACAAAGGGGAAGTGGATggaagaacatagtatagttttGTGTGCTGAGATATTTAAGTTGTTTCTTCAGTTTCTTAAGTCAGACTATACTAGATGCTACTATGAAAGAATTGAATAGCTCTACTGAGTCATATCTCCTGCcttattcataaagaaataagtTGTTCCTAAGACACAGCTCAGCACATCTCTCTAGAGCAAAATACAGAGTTTGGCAGCTGACCCACCTGAGGCTGTCAACATTAAGAATTCAGGCATTGCTGATTGTACTTTCCCTAAGGCTAAACTGTTCAGAGGAAGCCGTGAACTTGCAGATTGTGAGGCTAAGATAGAGGACTAGTAATTAGGAGAGTCAAGTCGCAGTCATGATGACCTTTGATCATTGTATCCAATCAGGAGAATTAGATCGCAAAatggagacagacacacacacacacacacacacacacacacacacacacacacgaatccATGGAGTAGTAGGCAAGGGCATTAAGCAAGGGCTAGGGTCAGTTCCAATCTCAGCTCTATAAATGATTTGGGGGAACTCACTATGCTACCTCTctggttctcatttttcttacttCAACAAtgacttccagctctaaatcttctGGACCAGTATCTGCCTCTTTCCTTAACTATAGATAAGTTATcagaagtaataaaaataacaatgacaTGTCTTGACTCACATAATTTGGGATACCAAAAAGAATACCAACCTGATCACTAATTAGAATCATCAGAAAGGAAGCCAGATTATGTACCATACTGCTAAAACAGGAATTGGGACTACCCAAGATATCTTGGGTCTAAGAACTTCTTCCTTTATAACAGAGCACATCtctgggaggtgggagggagggaaagacctTCACACTACCTATCTGATAGAGACAAAAGCCCTCTGGATAGCTCATGACaacttaaaaaaatctgaaaatatttaagcttcTACTATTTTCCCCAGCACTGTGCTAGGGGTGatgggaagattaaaaaaaaaaaaaaaaaaaaaaaaaaagcagtttaaaaTAGAATGTTCTTGAGTAATGAAGATTTCCTCCAGTTTCTTAGCAGAAGAATTAAGAATCAAGATGGGGACAGAACACAGGGATATATACATTCAAGTTCTAGGCAGCCAGTGGGAGGCCTAACTCTTCCCTACTGTTAGCATTCATGGTTCATCTACCATTCCATACCACAATTAATTAGTCTTGCCTCAGAATAGCCCTCTTTCTCTCATTGCTGCTCAGAGGTTTGATGGATTTAAGGGACATAACTTAACTGCAGGGCATcacaacaaatttaaaatttatcattctGCTAAAAGCTATTGATCCAGCTTCACAATATATCTACTTACTTCTGCTTGGCTCTCAAACACCAGGTTCCAGCTGATGTGTTAATCTTTCAAAGTCAATTATCCCTGGAAATTAAGAAATGTACTCAGGGCTAGTTTCTAACAGATCAACTAAGTAGCCAGGGTGATGCTAGGAGAATCAATGGAAAAATACCTCACTTTCATTGCAGAAGACTCTATGAAGCCTTCTCACTCTGGAGCATCTTTTTGCTCCTGGTAGGCCCTTCTCCTATTATTATGTTCTTCATGGAACCTCCATGAGGAAGGGCCCAGTGGCCAGCAAACCTTAATTCCTCCTGCCCTAGTTCTGCTTATGACTTTCTGCATTTTACCACCATACATACCTcacttccatttccctttttatatgttgtcttccccaatagAGTATAACCTATTTAAGGGAGGGGCCTATATTTCCTTTGGtttgtatcctcagaatttagcacagtgcttaagaTAAATGCATAAGTGATTTGACTTGAAAAAGAAGAGTTGTGttcattgaacaaaataaatcagaCTATCAAGGCAGTAGCTATTTctctgcttttcatttttctaacttAACAATGACTGGGTTGGATTAGATAAGTCTTTGAACACTCTTCCAGCTTTCTAAAGCTTTTTTAACTAGTGATAAGttatcagaaataataaaaataacaatgatatgtttttatatatgtgaaaacTAAGTCTCAGCACCATCCTAAAGTTTAGTTGACTCTCACTAGAGACCCTGTCGGCCCACCTCCC harbors:
- the KLHL25 gene encoding kelch-like protein 25 isoform X1, translating into MYGSQRFLGKRKHRDRFTSADLIKMSVSVHENRKSRTSTGSMNITLFHKPSHPDCVLSHLNTLRKHCMFTDVTLWAGDRSFPCHRAVLAASSCYFEAMFSHGLRESLDDAVNFHDSLHPEVLELLLDFAYSSRIIINEENAESLLEAGDMLQFHDVRDAAAEFLEKNLFPSNCLGMMLLSDAHQCRRLYELSWRMCLVHFETVQQSEDFKNLSKDTLLDLISSDELETEDERVVFEAIIQWVKHDLDERKVYLPELLRSVRLALLPSEILKEAITCEDLIMADERNKLIMDEALHCKKKILQNDGVVTSPCARPRKAGHTLLILGGQTFMCDKIYQVDHKAKEIIPKADLPSPRKEFSACALGCKVYVTGGRGSENGVSKDVWVYDTVHEEWSKAAPMLIARFGHGSAELENCLYVVGGHTAVAGVFPASPSVSLKQVEKYDPGANKWTMVAPLRDGVSNAAVVSAKLKLFVFGGTSIHRDMVSKVQCYDPSDNRWMIKAECPQPWRYTAAAVLGSQIFIMGGDTEFTAASAYRFDCETNQWTRIGDMTAKRMSCHALASGNKLYVVGGYFGTQRCKTLDCYDPTSDTWTCITTVPYSLIPTAFVSTWKHLPA
- the KLHL25 gene encoding kelch-like protein 25 isoform X2, yielding MSVSVHENRKSRTSTGSMNITLFHKPSHPDCVLSHLNTLRKHCMFTDVTLWAGDRSFPCHRAVLAASSCYFEAMFSHGLRESLDDAVNFHDSLHPEVLELLLDFAYSSRIIINEENAESLLEAGDMLQFHDVRDAAAEFLEKNLFPSNCLGMMLLSDAHQCRRLYELSWRMCLVHFETVQQSEDFKNLSKDTLLDLISSDELETEDERVVFEAIIQWVKHDLDERKVYLPELLRSVRLALLPSEILKEAITCEDLIMADERNKLIMDEALHCKKKILQNDGVVTSPCARPRKAGHTLLILGGQTFMCDKIYQVDHKAKEIIPKADLPSPRKEFSACALGCKVYVTGGRGSENGVSKDVWVYDTVHEEWSKAAPMLIARFGHGSAELENCLYVVGGHTAVAGVFPASPSVSLKQVEKYDPGANKWTMVAPLRDGVSNAAVVSAKLKLFVFGGTSIHRDMVSKVQCYDPSDNRWMIKAECPQPWRYTAAAVLGSQIFIMGGDTEFTAASAYRFDCETNQWTRIGDMTAKRMSCHALASGNKLYVVGGYFGTQRCKTLDCYDPTSDTWTCITTVPYSLIPTAFVSTWKHLPA